The proteins below come from a single Oerskovia jenensis genomic window:
- the yajC gene encoding preprotein translocase subunit YajC: MDFSLILILALAAGAMFLMTNRSRKAQKEAAAFRTNLAPGQEVMTGSGLFGTIVDVDEEKDIITIESTPGTQTRWLRAAIAKLVDPPVEEEGVDELVEGTEKDAVYGDADQISSANDDVLDVPDDLSGLTGKPGDKRDDGTDSK; the protein is encoded by the coding sequence ATGGACTTCAGCCTCATTCTCATCCTCGCTCTCGCCGCCGGAGCGATGTTCCTCATGACCAACCGGTCGCGCAAGGCGCAGAAGGAAGCAGCCGCCTTCCGCACCAACCTGGCCCCCGGCCAGGAGGTCATGACCGGATCGGGCCTGTTCGGCACCATCGTCGACGTCGACGAGGAGAAGGACATCATCACCATCGAGTCCACCCCCGGCACCCAGACGCGCTGGCTGCGTGCGGCGATCGCCAAGCTCGTCGACCCGCCCGTCGAGGAAGAGGGCGTCGACGAGCTGGTCGAAGGCACCGAGAAGGACGCGGTCTACGGCGACGCGGACCAGATCTCCTCGGCGAACGACGACGTCCTGGACGTCCCGGACGACCTGTCCGGGCTCACGGGCAAGCCGGGGGACAAGCGGGACGACGGCACCGACAGCAAGTGA
- a CDS encoding glycosyltransferase family 4 protein, giving the protein MKVGIVCPYSFDVPGGVQFHIRDLAEALMAQGHEVSVLAPADEDTPIPDYITSAGRAVPVKYNGSVARMTFGPVTAARVRRWLDAGQFDVLHLHEPVTPSLSMLALWIAQGPIVATFHTALIRSRALQVVYPLVRQSLEKISARIAVSEDARRTLVEHMGGDAVVIPNGVYVDTFADAEPSAKWQGTAEAPTIAFLGRLDEPRKGLPVLTAAIPRILEQVPGARFLVAGRGDQGRADALEALGEAASAVEFLGSISDEEKASLLSSVDVYIAPQTGGESFGIVLVEAMSAGACVVASDLGAFRRVLDEGEAGALFPVGDSVALAETVVRVLADPAGREVYCGRAISFVRRFDWSTVTAEVLAVYEMALAASDAVIPVHEDPASLRGGRRLGLWPRPEQERSSS; this is encoded by the coding sequence CTGAAGGTCGGGATCGTGTGCCCGTACTCGTTCGACGTCCCGGGGGGTGTGCAGTTCCACATCCGGGACCTGGCGGAGGCGCTCATGGCCCAGGGGCACGAGGTGTCGGTGCTGGCTCCTGCGGACGAGGACACCCCGATCCCGGACTACATCACGTCCGCGGGTCGTGCGGTGCCGGTGAAGTACAACGGGTCGGTGGCGCGCATGACGTTCGGTCCGGTCACGGCGGCGCGCGTGCGCCGATGGTTGGACGCGGGTCAGTTCGACGTGCTGCACCTGCACGAGCCGGTGACGCCGTCGCTGAGCATGCTGGCGTTGTGGATCGCGCAGGGTCCGATCGTGGCGACGTTCCACACGGCCTTGATCCGTTCGCGGGCGCTGCAGGTGGTGTACCCGTTGGTGCGGCAGAGCCTGGAGAAGATCTCGGCGCGCATCGCGGTCTCGGAGGACGCGCGGCGCACCCTGGTGGAGCACATGGGTGGTGACGCGGTCGTGATCCCGAACGGGGTGTACGTCGACACGTTCGCCGACGCCGAGCCGTCGGCGAAGTGGCAGGGCACCGCGGAGGCGCCGACGATCGCGTTCCTGGGGCGTCTGGACGAGCCGCGCAAGGGTCTGCCGGTCCTGACGGCCGCGATCCCGCGCATCCTCGAGCAGGTCCCGGGGGCGCGCTTCCTGGTCGCGGGCCGGGGGGACCAGGGGCGGGCCGACGCTCTGGAAGCCCTGGGCGAGGCCGCGAGCGCCGTGGAGTTCCTGGGGTCGATCTCGGACGAGGAGAAGGCGTCGCTGCTGTCGTCGGTGGACGTGTACATCGCGCCGCAGACGGGTGGGGAGTCCTTCGGGATCGTGCTGGTGGAGGCGATGAGCGCGGGGGCGTGCGTGGTGGCCTCGGACCTGGGGGCGTTCCGGCGGGTCCTGGACGAGGGGGAGGCGGGGGCGTTGTTCCCGGTGGGGGACTCCGTCGCGCTCGCGGAGACGGTCGTGAGGGTGTTGGCGGACCCGGCGGGCCGGGAGGTGTACTGCGGACGGGCGATCTCGTTCGTGCGCCGGTTCGACTGGTCGACCGTGACGGCCGAGGTGCTCGCGGTGTACGAGATGGCGTTGGCGGCCTCGGACGCCGTGATCCCGGTGCACGAGGACCCGGCATCGTTGCGCGGCGGTCGCCGTCTGGGGTTGTGGCCCCGCCCTGAGCAGGAGAGGAGCTCGTCGTGA
- the secD gene encoding protein translocase subunit SecD: MTLAVLILALFASIFAGTKWSDASITPGLALDLEGGTQIILTPIASEGEVTDETITQAINVIRQRVDSSGVTEAEITSQGKNIVVGLPGTPSDETLDLVRKSAQMRFRPVLTVGAPAPVVSETPTDAPAEPETPVVPANPSDLAQITPAITAEFDALDCTDPKNLTGGLGDEPDAPLVTCADDGSAKYILGPVEIEGTEISNASSGMGTTAQGVSTGQWVVNLEFNNQGTKEFEETTSRLVSLPSPQNAFALVLDGLVISAPTANDVIRDGKAEISGSFTRESAALLANQLNFGSLPLTFEVQSEQQISATLGSEQLEKGLIAGAIGLLLVVIYSLFQYRALGLVTVASLGIAAVLTFGVILLLSWTIGYRLSLPGVAGIIVAIGITADSFIVYFERIRDELRDGRTLNSAVEKGWDRARRTILASDAVNFLAAVVLYFLAVGGVRGFAFTLGLTTLIDLVVVFMFTHPVMQLLARTKFFANGHPASGLDPRRLGATTRYAGRGRVTSPGAADAKDAPVTDAPVDEPFGSPAREKVGAGASLHSTSTSTGEGGRMTIAERRAAARRAAETDATTTGSSTEGDKNEENL, from the coding sequence GTGACCCTCGCTGTACTGATCCTCGCGCTGTTCGCGTCGATCTTCGCCGGCACCAAGTGGTCGGACGCGAGCATCACGCCCGGACTCGCCCTCGACCTGGAGGGCGGCACGCAGATCATCCTGACGCCGATCGCCTCCGAGGGTGAGGTCACCGACGAGACGATCACGCAGGCGATCAACGTGATCCGCCAGCGCGTCGACTCCTCAGGAGTCACCGAGGCGGAGATCACGAGCCAGGGCAAGAACATCGTCGTCGGTCTGCCCGGCACCCCGAGCGACGAGACGCTCGACCTCGTGCGCAAGTCCGCGCAGATGCGGTTCCGCCCGGTCCTGACCGTCGGCGCCCCCGCCCCGGTGGTCTCCGAGACCCCGACCGACGCCCCCGCGGAGCCGGAGACCCCCGTCGTCCCCGCGAACCCGAGCGACCTCGCGCAGATCACCCCCGCGATCACCGCCGAGTTCGACGCGCTCGACTGCACCGACCCCAAGAACCTCACGGGCGGACTGGGCGACGAGCCCGACGCGCCCCTGGTCACGTGCGCCGACGACGGCAGCGCCAAGTACATCCTGGGACCGGTCGAGATCGAGGGCACCGAGATCTCCAACGCGAGCTCGGGCATGGGCACCACGGCGCAGGGCGTGAGCACCGGCCAGTGGGTCGTCAACCTCGAGTTCAACAACCAGGGCACCAAGGAGTTCGAGGAGACCACGAGCCGCCTCGTGTCCCTGCCCTCCCCGCAGAACGCGTTCGCGCTCGTGCTCGACGGGCTCGTCATCTCCGCCCCGACCGCGAACGACGTCATCAGGGACGGCAAGGCCGAGATCTCCGGCAGCTTCACGCGCGAGAGCGCCGCGCTCCTGGCCAACCAGCTCAACTTCGGCTCGCTCCCGCTGACCTTCGAGGTCCAGAGCGAGCAGCAGATCTCCGCGACCCTCGGTAGCGAGCAGCTCGAGAAGGGCCTCATCGCGGGCGCGATCGGCCTCCTGCTCGTCGTGATCTACTCGCTCTTCCAGTACCGGGCCCTGGGCCTGGTGACGGTCGCCTCGCTCGGCATCGCCGCCGTGCTCACCTTCGGGGTGATCCTGCTGCTGTCCTGGACGATCGGGTACCGCCTGTCGCTGCCCGGTGTCGCGGGCATCATCGTCGCGATCGGCATCACCGCGGACTCGTTCATCGTGTACTTCGAACGCATCCGCGACGAGCTGCGCGACGGCCGCACCCTGAACTCGGCCGTCGAGAAGGGCTGGGACCGCGCCCGGCGCACCATCCTGGCCTCCGACGCGGTCAACTTCCTCGCCGCGGTCGTGCTCTACTTCCTGGCCGTGGGCGGCGTGCGCGGCTTCGCGTTCACGCTCGGACTGACGACCCTGATCGACCTCGTCGTCGTCTTCATGTTCACGCACCCGGTCATGCAGCTCCTCGCCCGGACCAAGTTCTTCGCGAACGGGCACCCGGCCTCGGGCCTGGACCCGCGCCGGCTCGGCGCGACCACGCGCTACGCCGGACGTGGACGCGTCACGAGCCCCGGTGCCGCCGACGCGAAGGACGCACCGGTCACCGACGCGCCCGTCGACGAGCCCTTCGGCAGCCCCGCACGCGAGAAGGTCGGCGCCGGAGCGAGCCTCCACAGCACGAGCACGAGCACGGGCGAGGGGGGCCGGATGACGATCGCCGAGCGCCGCGCCGCGGCCCGCCGCGCTGCCGAGACCGACGCCACCACCACCGGCTCCTCGACCGAGGGCGACAAGAACGAGGAGAACCTCTGA
- the pgsA gene encoding phosphatidylinositol phosphate synthase, with protein sequence MFGRLRAVVTRLFTPIAAFLLRVGVSPDAVTIVGTLGVVGSALWLFPTGHLFAGTMAIMVFAFSDALDGVMARLSGRSGPWGAFLDSTLDRLADAAIFTGLIVWFVRTENTWGITVGLACLVLGSVVPYARARAEGLGMTASVGIAERADRLVVTLVAAGLVGLGLPVTVLVVVLGLLAAASAVTVVQRMATVRRQTVAASGASAGGAAASEGGA encoded by the coding sequence ATGTTCGGTCGGCTGCGCGCCGTCGTGACGAGGTTGTTCACGCCGATCGCGGCGTTCCTGCTGCGTGTCGGGGTGTCTCCGGACGCGGTCACGATCGTGGGGACCCTCGGGGTCGTGGGGTCCGCGCTGTGGCTGTTCCCCACGGGGCACCTGTTCGCGGGCACCATGGCGATCATGGTCTTCGCCTTCTCGGACGCGCTCGACGGTGTGATGGCCCGGCTGTCGGGGCGCTCGGGGCCGTGGGGTGCGTTCCTGGACTCGACGTTGGACCGCCTGGCGGACGCCGCGATCTTCACGGGGCTGATCGTGTGGTTCGTGCGCACCGAGAACACGTGGGGCATCACGGTGGGGCTCGCGTGCCTGGTCCTGGGTTCGGTGGTCCCGTACGCGCGTGCTCGGGCCGAGGGCCTGGGCATGACCGCCTCGGTCGGGATCGCGGAGCGCGCCGACCGCCTGGTCGTGACGCTCGTCGCGGCGGGGCTCGTGGGTCTGGGGCTCCCGGTGACGGTGCTCGTCGTGGTGCTGGGGCTGCTCGCGGCCGCGAGCGCCGTGACGGTCGTGCAGCGCATGGCGACGGTGCGTCGTCAGACGGTCGCTGCTTCGGGTGCGTCGGCGGGGGGCGCTGCGGCGTCCGAGGGTGGTGCCTGA
- the pdxT gene encoding pyridoxal 5'-phosphate synthase glutaminase subunit PdxT, with protein MVKPVIGVLALQGDVREHVAALEVAGARPVTVRRPTELGGLDGLVLPGGESTTIDKLLRIFELFDPLRTAIGAGLPVYGSCAGMILLADRVLGATHDQQTLGGLDVTVRRNAFGRQVDSFESSVEMTGVPGGPVPAAFIRAPWVEDTGPGVQVLARTRHRGAAAHARSGDEPGAGAARTGDAAGRIVAVRQGTLLATSFHPEITGDARVHELFVAIVKE; from the coding sequence ATCGTGAAACCGGTCATTGGAGTTCTCGCCCTGCAGGGCGACGTCCGCGAGCACGTGGCCGCCCTCGAGGTGGCCGGCGCTCGTCCCGTCACCGTGCGACGCCCCACCGAGCTGGGCGGCCTCGACGGCCTCGTGCTCCCCGGCGGGGAGTCGACCACGATCGACAAGCTGCTGCGGATCTTCGAGCTGTTCGACCCGCTGCGCACCGCGATCGGGGCCGGGCTGCCCGTGTACGGGTCGTGCGCCGGCATGATCCTGCTCGCCGACCGCGTCCTGGGCGCCACGCACGACCAGCAGACCCTCGGGGGGCTGGACGTCACGGTGCGCCGCAACGCGTTCGGGCGACAGGTCGACTCGTTCGAGTCGTCCGTCGAGATGACGGGCGTACCGGGCGGGCCCGTGCCCGCCGCGTTCATCCGCGCACCGTGGGTCGAGGACACCGGGCCCGGGGTCCAGGTCCTGGCCCGCACCCGCCACCGCGGCGCCGCCGCGCACGCGCGCTCCGGTGACGAGCCGGGCGCCGGTGCCGCCAGGACGGGTGACGCCGCAGGTAGAATCGTCGCAGTACGTCAGGGAACGTTGCTCGCCACCTCCTTCCACCCCGAGATCACGGGCGATGCGCGGGTGCACGAGCTCTTCGTCGCAATCGTGAAGGAGTAA
- the pdxS gene encoding pyridoxal 5'-phosphate synthase lyase subunit PdxS has translation MTDVVGSAKVKRGMAEMLKGGVIMDVVTPDQAKIAEDAGAVAVMALERVPADIRAQGGVSRMSDPDMIDGIIAAVSIPVMAKARIGHFVEAQVLQALGVDYIDESEVLTPADYANHIDKWAFDAPFVCGATNLGEALRRITEGAAMIRSKGEAGTGDVSNATTHMRTIRGEIRRLTSLPEDELFVAAKELQAPYELVKEIAATGKLPVVMFTAGGIATPADAAMMMQLGAEGVFVGSGIFKSGNPAQRAAAIVKATTFYDDPAVLADVSRGLGEAMVGINVDDIPVPHRLAERGW, from the coding sequence GTGACAGACGTCGTCGGCTCGGCCAAGGTCAAGCGCGGCATGGCCGAGATGCTCAAGGGCGGCGTCATCATGGACGTCGTCACGCCCGACCAGGCGAAGATCGCCGAGGACGCCGGCGCGGTGGCCGTCATGGCCCTCGAGCGTGTCCCGGCCGACATCCGCGCCCAGGGCGGGGTCTCGCGCATGAGCGACCCCGACATGATCGACGGCATCATCGCGGCCGTCTCGATCCCCGTCATGGCCAAGGCCCGCATCGGCCACTTCGTCGAGGCGCAGGTGCTGCAGGCGCTGGGTGTCGACTACATCGACGAGTCCGAGGTCCTGACCCCGGCCGACTACGCCAACCACATCGACAAGTGGGCGTTCGACGCACCGTTCGTGTGCGGGGCGACGAACCTGGGCGAGGCCCTGCGCCGCATCACCGAGGGCGCGGCCATGATCCGCTCCAAGGGCGAGGCAGGCACGGGCGACGTGTCCAACGCGACCACGCACATGCGCACCATCCGCGGCGAGATCCGCCGCCTGACCTCCCTGCCCGAGGACGAGCTGTTCGTCGCGGCCAAGGAGCTCCAGGCCCCGTACGAGCTCGTCAAGGAGATCGCCGCCACGGGCAAGCTCCCCGTGGTCATGTTCACCGCGGGCGGCATCGCGACCCCGGCCGACGCCGCGATGATGATGCAGCTCGGCGCCGAGGGCGTGTTCGTCGGCTCGGGCATCTTCAAGTCGGGCAACCCCGCCCAGCGTGCCGCCGCCATCGTCAAGGCCACCACGTTCTACGACGACCCGGCCGTCCTCGCGGACGTCTCGCGCGGCCTGGGCGAGGCCATGGTCGGCATCAACGTCGACGACATCCCCGTCCCGCACCGCCTCGCCGAGCGCGGCTGGTGA
- a CDS encoding YebC/PmpR family DNA-binding transcriptional regulator, which translates to MSGHSKWATTKHKKAVIDAKRGKLFAKLIKNIEVAARTGGGDLAGNPTLFDAVQKAKKSSVPNDNIDRALKRGSGQEAGGADYQTIMYEGYGTGGIAVLVECLTDNKNRAAAEVRIAFTRNGGQLADPGSVSYLFSRKGVIVVPKEGTTEDDVMEAVLEAGGEEVTDEGDTFEILTEATDLVAVRTALQDAGIEYDSADVVFHPSMEVEVDAEGARKILRLIDALEDSDDVQNVYANFTASDEVMAELENDD; encoded by the coding sequence ATGTCAGGACACTCCAAGTGGGCTACGACCAAGCACAAGAAGGCCGTGATCGACGCCAAGCGCGGCAAGCTGTTCGCCAAGCTCATCAAGAACATCGAGGTCGCGGCCCGCACGGGCGGCGGGGACCTCGCCGGTAACCCCACGCTCTTCGACGCCGTCCAGAAGGCCAAGAAGTCCTCGGTGCCCAACGACAACATCGACCGCGCCCTCAAGCGCGGCTCGGGCCAGGAAGCCGGCGGCGCCGACTACCAGACGATCATGTACGAGGGCTACGGCACGGGCGGCATCGCCGTCCTCGTCGAGTGCCTCACGGACAACAAGAACCGTGCCGCCGCCGAGGTCCGCATCGCGTTCACGCGCAACGGCGGCCAGCTCGCCGACCCGGGCTCGGTGTCCTACCTGTTCTCCCGCAAGGGCGTCATCGTGGTCCCCAAGGAGGGCACCACCGAGGACGACGTCATGGAGGCAGTCCTGGAGGCGGGCGGCGAGGAGGTCACCGACGAGGGCGACACGTTCGAGATCCTCACCGAGGCCACGGACCTCGTCGCGGTGCGCACCGCGCTGCAGGACGCCGGCATCGAGTACGACTCCGCCGACGTCGTCTTCCACCCCTCCATGGAGGTCGAGGTCGACGCCGAGGGCGCCCGCAAGATCCTGCGCCTCATCGACGCCCTCGAGGACAGCGACGACGTGCAGAACGTCTACGCCAACTTCACCGCGAGCGACGAGGTCATGGCCGAGCTCGAGAACGACGACTGA
- the ruvC gene encoding crossover junction endodeoxyribonuclease RuvC: MRVLGVDPGLTRCGVGVVDSLPGRRARMVAVGVLQSPPDMSVDLRLLTISQRLDAWMDEHVPDVVAVERVFAQHNVSTVMGTAQVAGLAMVAAARRGVPVAMHTPSEVKAAVTGTGRADKIQVQRMVARILELAELPKPADAADALALAICHLWRPAGALQGGDRHQLTPAQRAWAAAEQASRGPRR, encoded by the coding sequence GTGCGCGTGCTCGGAGTGGACCCAGGACTGACCCGTTGCGGTGTCGGCGTCGTCGACTCGCTGCCCGGCCGGCGCGCCCGCATGGTCGCGGTCGGGGTCCTGCAGAGCCCCCCGGACATGTCGGTGGACCTGCGCCTGCTCACCATCTCCCAGCGCCTGGACGCGTGGATGGACGAGCACGTGCCGGACGTCGTGGCCGTCGAACGCGTCTTCGCCCAGCACAACGTCAGCACCGTCATGGGCACCGCCCAGGTCGCGGGCCTGGCGATGGTCGCCGCGGCCCGCCGCGGGGTGCCCGTCGCGATGCACACCCCGAGCGAGGTCAAGGCCGCCGTGACCGGGACCGGACGCGCCGACAAGATCCAGGTCCAGCGCATGGTCGCGCGCATCCTCGAGCTCGCCGAGCTGCCCAAGCCCGCCGACGCCGCCGACGCCCTCGCCCTCGCGATCTGCCACCTGTGGCGCCCCGCGGGCGCCCTGCAGGGCGGCGACCGCCACCAGCTCACCCCCGCCCAGCGCGCCTGGGCCGCGGCCGAGCAGGCCTCGCGCGGCCCGCGCCGCTGA
- a CDS encoding NUDIX hydrolase — MTSTPDQPVGHAPTGADAPAAPAPAPAGPDAEPGTAEQVPPSTLGPDWVLGPDGLRHRRGARVLLLDAAHRVLLARGHDTDQPERSWWFTIGGGIEPGESDLDAAVREVREETGLHLDPDTLEGPVWTRSAVFDFYRERCRQDEVFYLARLTHPQGEPALTRDGWTEVEHDVVDEMRWFTLPELRTVTIEVFPAGLPDLLAPLLDGWDGRTRHLGEATE; from the coding sequence ATGACGAGCACCCCCGACCAGCCCGTCGGCCACGCCCCGACCGGGGCGGACGCACCCGCTGCGCCCGCCCCGGCGCCGGCGGGCCCTGACGCGGAGCCCGGCACCGCCGAACAGGTGCCCCCCAGCACGCTCGGCCCCGACTGGGTCCTGGGCCCCGACGGCCTGCGCCACCGCCGCGGCGCCCGGGTCCTGCTCCTCGACGCCGCGCACCGGGTCCTGCTCGCGCGCGGCCACGACACCGACCAGCCCGAACGCTCCTGGTGGTTCACCATCGGCGGCGGCATCGAACCGGGCGAGAGTGACCTCGACGCCGCGGTGCGCGAGGTCCGCGAGGAGACCGGGCTGCACCTGGACCCCGACACGCTCGAGGGGCCCGTGTGGACCCGCTCGGCCGTCTTCGACTTCTACCGCGAACGCTGCCGCCAGGACGAGGTCTTCTACCTCGCCCGCCTCACCCACCCCCAGGGCGAGCCCGCCCTGACCCGCGACGGCTGGACCGAGGTCGAGCACGACGTCGTCGACGAGATGCGCTGGTTCACACTCCCCGAGCTGCGCACCGTGACCATCGAGGTGTTCCCCGCCGGGCTGCCCGACCTCCTCGCACCGCTCCTCGACGGCTGGGACGGGCGCACCCGCCACCTCGGCGAGGCCACCGAGTAG
- a CDS encoding phosphatidylinositol mannoside acyltransferase: MGVSADKAFTFAWRNAHKVPEPLLRGVFTAIADVAWAARKGGVPQLERNLARVRPDLDARGVRRLSRAGMRSYMRYYREAFTLPAASAAQIEARVRLEGYENCLRFTSQGVTPVLALGHMGNWDLAGAYATPHIAPVLTVAERLKPEELFQEFLAFRNSLGIEILALGDGDVFRELMRGARGPGKLIPLLADRDLTSRGVEVDLFGERARVAAGPAALAVSTGAPLLTASIRYERLTGPRRRAAGTPWGIVIRFFPPVTVPDGVPRSERVAAVTQAWVDQLAEGVAADPEDWHMLQKVFVADLDPDRYARTRAKDAQGSTGGGAVGSA, translated from the coding sequence GTGGGGGTGAGTGCGGACAAGGCGTTCACGTTCGCGTGGCGCAACGCGCACAAGGTGCCGGAGCCGCTGCTGCGTGGGGTGTTCACCGCGATCGCGGACGTGGCGTGGGCCGCTCGCAAGGGGGGTGTGCCGCAGCTGGAGAGGAATCTGGCGCGGGTGCGTCCTGACCTGGACGCGAGGGGGGTGCGCCGGTTGAGCCGTGCGGGCATGCGTTCGTACATGCGGTACTACCGCGAGGCGTTCACGCTACCGGCGGCGTCGGCTGCGCAGATCGAGGCGCGGGTGCGGCTGGAGGGGTACGAGAACTGCCTGCGGTTCACGTCGCAGGGGGTGACGCCGGTGCTGGCGCTGGGTCACATGGGCAACTGGGACCTGGCGGGGGCGTACGCGACGCCGCACATCGCGCCGGTGCTGACGGTCGCGGAGCGGCTCAAGCCCGAGGAGCTGTTCCAGGAGTTCCTGGCGTTCCGTAACTCGTTGGGGATCGAGATCCTGGCGCTGGGTGACGGGGACGTGTTCCGTGAGCTGATGCGCGGTGCGCGGGGGCCGGGCAAGCTCATCCCGTTGCTCGCGGACCGTGACCTGACGTCGCGGGGCGTGGAGGTGGACCTGTTCGGTGAGCGGGCCCGGGTGGCGGCGGGACCGGCGGCGCTGGCGGTCTCGACGGGGGCGCCGTTGTTGACGGCCTCGATCCGGTACGAACGGTTGACGGGGCCTCGTCGGCGGGCGGCGGGGACGCCGTGGGGGATCGTGATCCGGTTCTTCCCGCCGGTCACGGTGCCGGACGGCGTGCCGCGCAGCGAGCGGGTGGCGGCGGTGACGCAGGCGTGGGTGGACCAGCTGGCGGAGGGCGTCGCCGCGGACCCGGAGGACTGGCACATGCTGCAGAAGGTGTTCGTGGCGGACCTGGACCCGGACCGGTACGCCCGGACACGGGCGAAGGACGCGCAGGGTTCGACTGGTGGAGGGGCGGTGGGCTCGGCATGA
- the ruvB gene encoding Holliday junction branch migration DNA helicase RuvB: MVTSTADDLERAAEAALRPRRLEEFVGQLVVRDQLSLVLQAALARGATPDHVLLSGPPGLGKTTLAMIIAAELGTSLRVTSGPAIQHAGDLAAVLSSLEEGEVLFIDEIHRLARPAEELLYVAMEDFRVDVIVGKGAGASAIPLSLPPFTVVGATTRAGLLPAPLRDRFGFTGHLDFYSAEELERVIIRSAGLLGVEIKHAAAHEISGRSRGTPRIANRLLRRVRDWAQVRGDGTMDLRAARSALEVYEVDELGLDRLDRAVLGALCTRFGGGPVGLSTLAVTVGEESETVETVAEPFLVREGLIGRTPRGRVATPAAWAHLGLTPPDPLTPRGPGAGLGPRTGSGRSGGTLFDTGA, translated from the coding sequence ATCGTGACCTCGACGGCCGACGACCTCGAACGCGCGGCCGAGGCCGCCCTGCGCCCACGTCGCCTCGAGGAGTTCGTCGGGCAGCTCGTCGTGCGCGACCAGCTCTCCCTCGTGCTCCAGGCCGCCCTCGCCCGCGGCGCGACGCCCGACCACGTCCTGCTCTCGGGTCCGCCCGGCCTCGGCAAGACGACCCTCGCGATGATCATCGCGGCCGAGCTCGGCACCTCCCTGCGCGTCACGTCGGGTCCCGCGATCCAGCACGCGGGCGACCTCGCCGCAGTCCTGTCCTCCCTCGAGGAGGGCGAGGTCCTGTTCATCGACGAGATCCACCGCCTCGCCCGCCCCGCCGAAGAGCTGCTCTACGTCGCGATGGAGGACTTCCGGGTCGACGTCATCGTCGGCAAGGGGGCAGGGGCCAGCGCCATCCCGCTGTCCCTGCCACCGTTCACCGTCGTGGGCGCCACCACGCGCGCCGGACTCCTGCCCGCACCGCTGCGCGACCGCTTCGGCTTCACGGGCCACCTCGACTTCTACTCCGCCGAAGAGCTCGAGCGCGTCATCATCCGCTCGGCCGGGCTGCTCGGCGTCGAGATCAAGCACGCCGCCGCGCACGAGATCTCGGGCCGTTCGCGCGGCACGCCCCGCATCGCCAACCGGCTGCTGCGCCGCGTGCGCGACTGGGCGCAGGTCCGCGGCGACGGGACCATGGACCTGCGGGCGGCACGCTCGGCCCTGGAGGTCTACGAGGTCGACGAGCTCGGCCTCGACCGCCTCGACCGGGCCGTCCTGGGGGCGCTGTGCACCCGGTTCGGCGGCGGACCAGTGGGCCTGAGCACGCTCGCGGTCACCGTGGGGGAGGAGTCCGAGACGGTCGAGACCGTCGCCGAGCCCTTCCTCGTGCGCGAGGGCCTGATCGGGCGCACCCCGCGCGGGCGCGTGGCCACCCCCGCGGCCTGGGCCCACCTCGGGCTGACCCCGCCCGACCCGCTCACGCCCCGCGGACCGGGCGCCGGCCTCGGGCCGCGGACCGGCTCCGGGCGGTCGGGCGGAACCCTGTTCGACACGGGGGCCTAG
- the ruvA gene encoding Holliday junction branch migration protein RuvA — translation MIASLSGTVADVRLDRAVIDVGGAGGAVGYLVHATPATLSALRVGEPARLATSMVVREDSFTLFGFADDDERAVFEAVQTVSGVGPRLALAMLAVHTPDGLRRAVAGEDIAALMRVPGIGRKGAQRIALELGDKLGAPTGTDPDAASAVGGAVADDQRDQVVQALVGLGWNPKAAEDALATVLTQAGADAVAPDEIAGALRASLRVLGGPRG, via the coding sequence GTGATCGCTTCGCTGTCGGGCACGGTCGCGGACGTCCGTCTGGACCGAGCCGTCATCGACGTCGGAGGCGCCGGGGGAGCCGTGGGCTACCTCGTCCACGCGACCCCCGCGACGCTGTCCGCGCTGCGCGTGGGCGAGCCCGCCCGGCTGGCCACGAGCATGGTCGTCCGGGAGGACTCCTTCACGCTGTTCGGGTTCGCCGACGACGACGAGCGCGCCGTGTTCGAGGCCGTGCAGACCGTCAGCGGCGTCGGGCCGCGCCTGGCCCTGGCGATGCTCGCGGTCCACACCCCCGACGGCCTGCGCCGCGCCGTCGCGGGCGAGGACATCGCCGCGCTCATGCGCGTGCCCGGCATCGGGCGCAAGGGCGCCCAGCGCATCGCGCTCGAGCTCGGCGACAAGCTCGGGGCCCCCACAGGCACCGACCCGGACGCCGCGTCCGCCGTCGGCGGCGCCGTGGCCGACGACCAGCGCGACCAGGTCGTCCAGGCCCTCGTGGGCCTCGGGTGGAACCCCAAGGCCGCCGAGGACGCCCTCGCCACGGTCCTGACCCAGGCCGGGGCCGACGCCGTGGCCCCCGACGAGATCGCGGGCGCACTGCGCGCGTCGCTGCGCGTCCTGGGCGGCCCCCGTGGCTGA